The following proteins come from a genomic window of Ailuropoda melanoleuca isolate Jingjing chromosome 2, ASM200744v2, whole genome shotgun sequence:
- the LOC100474509 gene encoding late cornified envelope protein 3D-like, protein MSCQQSQQQCQPPPKCPSSPKCPPKSPAQCSPPAPAGCAPGSGGGCSPSSGGGCFLSHHRYHGSHRCRLCSSDTCDSGSGRQSGGSGCGHGSRGCC, encoded by the coding sequence ATGTCCTGCCAGCAGAGCCAGCAGCAGTGCCAGCCCCCTCCCAAGTGCCCCTCATCGCCCAAGTGCCCCCCgaagagcccagcacagtgctcccccccagcccctgctggctGTGCTCCTGGCTCCGGGGGTGGCTGTAGCCCCAGCTCGGGGGGCGGCTGCTTCCTGAGCCACCACAGGTACCACGGATCCCACAGATGCCGGCTCTGCAGCTCTGACACCTGTGACAGTGGCAGTGGGCGGCAGTCTGGGGGCTCTGGGTGTGGTCATGGCTCCAGGGGCTGTTGCTGA